A stretch of the Gracilinanus agilis isolate LMUSP501 chromosome 4, AgileGrace, whole genome shotgun sequence genome encodes the following:
- the METTL18 gene encoding histidine protein methyltransferase 1 homolog — MTFQFNFTIDSHQENELTPLGDETSGLESSGITSILESQKGNLKVGKWSSEECDLSEEPLWGCKSSPKLKASQDYDNSLAISDEITRDLGPKEKQSCLKVAKEHSVPKDLNKVLENKVVEVMPHLQHTSLSIVKMAFLKDNSCGEDIISKSLSSHSDLITGIYEGGLKVWECTFDLLAYLWDEKIQFAGKRVLDLGCGAGLLGIIALKGKAKEIHFQDYNSTVIDEVTIPNVIVNSTFECEDDEVNEPDLKRRKILNPTQELCSKCRFFSGEWCEFSKLVLSSKQAFAKYDIILTSETIYNPSYYSSFHQTLASLLNENGQVFLASKAHYFGVGGGVHLFQKYVEERNVFETSTLRITDEGLKRVLIKMAFKQTH, encoded by the coding sequence ATGACATTCCAGTTTAATTTTACTATAGACAGCCACCAAGAAAATGAATTAACACCCCTTGGAGATGAGACCTCAGGCTTGGAATCTTCAGGAATAACATCAATCTTAGAGAGTCAGAAAGGAAACCTGAAAGTTGGAAAATGGTCCTCAGAAGAATGTGATTTATCAGAGGAACCATTGTGGGGATGCAAATCATCACCAAAACTTAAGGCTTCTCAAGACTATGACAACTCATTGGCTATTTCAGATGAAATTACAAGGGATTTGGGGCCCAAAGAAAAACAGTCTTGTTTAAAAGTTGCCAAAGAACACTCTGTCCCTAAAGATTTAAACAAAGTATTAGAAAATAAAGTGGTAGAAGTTATGCCACATCTTCAGCACACAAGTTTATCAATAGTGAAAATGGCCTTTTTGAAAGACAACTCTTGTGGAGAAGACATAATATCCAAAAGCCTTTCTTCTCACTCTGATCTTATCACAGGTATCTATGAAGGAGGTTTGAAGGTCTGGGAGTGTACCTTTGATCTGCTTGCTTATTTATGGGATGAAAAAATACAATTTGCTGGGAAAAGAGTGTTGGATCTTGGGTGTGGAGCAGGGCTTCTGGGTATAATTGCCCTCAAGGGAAAAGCTAAAGAAATCCACTTTCAAGATTATAATAGCACTGTAATTGATGAAGTAACCATTCCAAATGTAATAGTGAACTCCACTTTTGAATGTGAAGATGATGAAGTAAATGAGCCAGatttgaaaagaaggaagatcTTGAACCCTACACAAGAACTTTGCAGCAAATGTCGATTCTTTTCTGGAGAGTGGTGCGAGTTTTCCAAACTTGTGCTAAGCAGCAAACAAGCTTTTGCAAAATATGACATCATTCTTACCTCTGAGACCATTTATAATCCAAGTTATTATAGTTCTTTCCACCAAACTTTAGCTAGTTTGTTGAATGAAAATGGACAGGTATTCTTAGCAAGTAAAGCACATTACTTTGGTGTTGGAGGAGGTGTTCATCTCTTTCAGAAGTATGTAGAAGAAAGGAATGTATTTGAAACTAGTACACTCAGAATAACTGATGAAGGACTAAAGAGGGTCTTAATTAAAATGGCCTTTAAACAGACCCATTGA